The Achromobacter spanius genome includes the window TGGCGGATGCCGTTGGCGTGCACGTGGCCGCCATAGAGGTAGGTGCTGGCGGCTTGGGTCATTGTGCGTTCCTGGAATAGGGGTAAGCGCCCGAGAGCAGGGCGCCGGCGCCGGGTACCACCGGGTCCATGCCCAGTTCCTTCAGGATGGCGTAGGTGGTGGCGATGGAGGCAGTGAGCACGGGCTTGCCGGTTTCGGCTTCCACTTGCGAGACGGCGGGCAGCGACGGCATTTGCACGCAGGCGGACAGCACGATCACATCGGCGTCGGCCACGTTCATGCCGGCGACGATGCCGGGCAGCTTGGCGGGGTCGTGGCGGCCCACGTCCAGGTTGTCGGGAATTTCCAGCGCGCGCCAGTCCACGATTTCAAACCCTTCGGCGGCGATGTAATCCATGACGAGTTCGGTCAGCGGAATCATGTAGGGCGCCACCAGCGCAATCTTCTTGGCGCCCATGACGTGCAACGCGTCGACCAGCGCGCCGGCGCTGGTGATGACGGGCGCCGACGCGCCGTTTTCAGCGGTGCGCTCGGTCAGGCGCTTTTGCGACACGCGGTGGTAGCCGCGCCCCATGGCCATGATGGCCACCAGGCAGGCGTAGCCCAGCACGTCGACGCGCGCATCGCTGAGTTCCAGCGCGCAGCGATCGCTTTCGGCGTCCATGGCGGCCAGCTCTTCCTTTTGCACCTTCTTCATGCGCATGCGGCTGGAATGGAAAGTAAAGCGGTCACTGGGGCGTAGCGAGGAGTGCGCCGTCAGCATGGCGGGCACTTCGGTTTCCATCGTGGTGTTGGAACTGGGAACGATCTGGCCGATTCGGAATGTCTTCGTCATGGAGAAGCCTTGAAAAGGGGCGGGCCTAGGGTTTTCGATAAATTCAAAAGAAGCGTATACGCTCTATTCTTGCAAAGAGCGACGCAGATGACCAGCCCGGTTTCCGTAGTGGTTTTCACCTAATGTTGTGAAATCTATGCACTGTTTTGGTGGCGCGTCTTGGGGTTTACGCTTGGATCGAAAATTTCTGTGTCCATAAATTAAGCGTGTACGTCATAATTTTCAAGAATTCGCTTTCCCAGTCTTTCACCATCCAGCAAGGAGAAGTTCCGTGTCTACATCCCCTCGTATCGCCATCGTCGGCGCGGGTCTTGGCGGCGCCGCCACCGCTGCGCTGCTGCTCAAGGGAGGGCTGAACGTCCGCGTCTACGAGCAGGCGCCCGGCTTTTCGCGGCTGGGGGCCGGCATCCACGTGGGGCCGAACGTCATGAAGATCCTGCGCCGCATCGGCATCGAAGACGCGCTCAATGCCCAGGGCTCGCATCCGGACTTCTGGTACAGCCGTCATTGGGAAACCGGCGACATCCTGGCGCAGATTCCGCTGGGCGATTACGCCGTCAAGGAATACGGCGCGTCGTACCTGACCGTGCACCGTGGCGACTTTCACGCCTTGCTGATCGACGCCTTGCCCAAGGGCGTGCTGGCCTACGATAAGAGCCTGACCCGCGTGGAAGATCGCGGTGATGTGGTCGTGATGCACTTTGCCGATGGCACCTCTGAAGAAGCCGACATTGTCATCGGCGCCGATGGTGTGAACTCCCGCATCCGTGAAGAACTGCTGGGGCCCGAGCTGCCCAAGTACGCGGGCTACCTGGCGCACCGCGCCGTGTTCCCGACGCCGCAGACCAAGCCCGGCATGCTGCCCTTCGATTCCTGCGTCAAATGGTGGAGCGATGACCGCCACATGATGGTCTACTTCGTCACCAGCAAGGCCGACGAGCTCTATTACGTGACGGGCGTGCCGGTGGAACACTGGGACTTGAACGACCGTTGGCTGCCCAGCAGCAAGGATGAAATGCGCGAAGCGTTCAGCGGCTGGCACCCCACCGTGCAGGCGCTGATCGACGCCACGGTTGAAGTGACCAAGTGGTCGCTGCTGGAACGTGACCCCTTGCCGCTGTGGAGCCGTGGCCGACTGGTGTTGCTGGGCGACGCCTGCCACCCCATGAAGCCGCACATGGCGCAGGGCGCGGCCATGGCCATTGAAGACGGCGCCATGCTGGCGCGCTGCTTCAAGGAAGTGGGCGTGAACAATCACGAACTGGCGTTTGCGCTGTACGAGGCCAACCGTGCGGAACGCGCCAGCAAGGTGCAACGCATTTCGCACGACAACACCTGGCTGCGCACGAATGAGGACCCGTCCTGGTGCTTTGGCTATGACGTGTTCAACGAACCGCTGGTGGACCCGAAGACGCGGGCCGCGGCCTGACGATCTGTCCGCCGCGCGGGCGTGGGGGCTTGCCCCTGGTCCCGTGTCGCGGCAACCTTCGTACTTCTCAAAACCCGGACACGCGCCACACGCCATGGGATCCACCGTCAATTCAAGCAGCACCCCGCCTCCGATCCGTCTGAGCGTGAACGGACGCGAGTGCGACGTGCCCGCGGCCCCCGACACGGCGCTGCTGCACGTGCTGCGCAATGACCTGGCGTTGAACGGCCCGAAGTACGGCTGTGGGTTGGGCGAATGTGGTGCATGCACGGTGTTGATCGACGGCGTGGCCGCGCGGTCTTGCGTCATTCCGGTGCGAGCAGCGCAAGGGCGCGCCGTGGTCACGCTGGAAGGACTGGGCACGCGCGAGCAGCCGGGTACGACACAGCAGGCTTTCATCGATTGCCAGGCCGCGCAGTGCGGCTATTGCCTGAACGGCATGATCATGACGGTGGAAGCCTTGTTGCGACGTAACCCCGATCCTAGTGAAGACGCGCTGCGCAGCGAACTGCACCACAATCTGTGCCGCTGCGGCACGCACGTGGAGATCATGCAGGCGGCGTTGCGAGCGGTGCGCTTGCGGGCGGAGGCGGCTGATGTGCGCGGCTCGCAAGCTGCGGGTGGGGGCGGTGCTGCGGGTGTTGCGGGTGTTGCAGGTGTTCCGGATGTTCCAGGCGTTGCGGGTGTTGCCGACGGTGGATCCACGCGATGAGTTCGGACACCTTGGCGTCGCCGCACCATCACGCGGGTTTGCCCGCCGCCTTGCCCGCCGACTTGCTGCACGGCGTGGTGTTGCGCCCGCCCAGCGTGCTGTGGGATGGCGCGCGGTATCGCGGCAGTGTCTTGCAGCACGCGCAGTTGGAGCAGGCACGATCGCTGGCCGGCGTGGTGATGGCGGTGCAGCGCACGCACTTTGCCGGTGTGGTGGCGGTGTCGCCGGTTCACGCGCGGGAAGCGGCCGTGGCCTTGGCGCCCGTGTGGCAAGCCTCGGATTCCGTTCAAACCCCGCGCGCGGATGCGGCCGACCCCGACCAGATTCGTTATGGCATGCGCCTGCCATCGTCCGAGGCGCGTGCCGGCGCACGGGCGACGGCATGGGTGTTGAACGGACACGCCAGCGTGTGGCTGCCGGCATGTACGCCCGCCACGCAAGCACAGGTGCGCCGCGAACTGGCGGCGCTGCTGCAACAAGCGGAAGACACGATCAGTATCTCGGCGGATGGCGCGGTCGACGGCGCGGCCTTCGAGGGCCGGGACGCGGTGCATCCGCTGGACTTGATGGACGCCGCCGCCGACGCCGCGCTGCTGTCGCAAGCCGTGGGCCGGCCGGTATGCGTGGCTTGCCAGTCGGGTGTTGCCGATGAGTTGGTGTTGCGTGTGCCGGTGACTGATGGTGAGTCCGCGTCCGTTGCTTTTGACGCCGTTGCATCTAATGCCTTTGCTTCGAACGCCGCTGCCTCGAACGCTGCTCTCTCCAGCGCCTCTACCTTGACGCCGCAACCTGCATCGGTTGCCGATGGTCGCGTTGCGTCGTTGCTGTCCGACGCACCCTGGGCAGTGCGCCCCAGCCTGGCGCGGCTGTTGAGCCAACCCGGGCAGGCAAGTGCGTCGGCGCATGCGACGGTATGCGGCGCGTCGGTAACGTCGTCCCGACGCGCGCTACCGCCGTTGCGCGCAAGTGTCGATGAGTTGAACGCCGCGCAAGTCTTCGCGCAAGAAAGCCAGTGGCACGAAGCCGCGCTGGCCCAAGATAAAGATCCCATCGCGTGGCGCTTGGAACATTTGCCGGAAGGGAAAGGCCGAGACCTGGCGCGCCAAGTCATTGACCGTGCAACGTCACGCGCCGACGACGCCCCTGCGCCGCGCGTAGGCCTGCTGCATGGCACCGGCTTTGCCACCGCACAGGTGCAATGCGTGGATGACGACGGCGCCGCCCGCATGGTGTGGAGCGCCTGGGTGGCCGAGGTATCGGTGCAACCCCAGACCGGCCATGTCGACGTCACGCGCGTGGTCGCGGGGCACGACAGCCAGCATCTACAAGCGGCGCAGGCGGCGTCCATGCAGGCCGAGATCGAACAACAGACCCCGTGGCTGCTGGCCAACGCACGCCGTCTGCTGGCGGGGCCGCCGGCCTTTGACGATTGGACGAGTCCATCGCAACAGGCTGGCTCCGACGCCGCAGTCGCATTGCGCCGCTATGAAAGCGGTGATGGCTTGGTACAGCACGACGCGACGGCTAACGCGCTGGACGGCGTAGTGAAGCAAGGGCAGTTGGCCGTGGACGGCGTGGTCACCTTGCCCGCTGCCGCCGCCATTGCCAACGCCATCCACAACGCAACCGGCGTGCGCCTGCGGCAAGCACCGTTCGACATAGAATCCTTGCGCCTGGCCTTGGCGGACCAGCGCCCGGCGCGTGCTCGCGGCCTGTTGGGGCGCGGATGGGTATGGTTGGCGGCCGGGATGGCAGGGCTTGCCGGCGTCGCCGCCGCGCTCTGGCCGCTGAAGCCCGCGATGCCGCTTACGGCAGGCCCAGACGTTTCCCTGTATTCCATGCGCGCCATCGAACGCGGCCGCCTTGTCGCCGCCGCGGGCGATTGCATCGCCTGCCACACCGCGCCAGGAGGCAAGGCCAACGCGGGCGGGCTGGCGCTGGACACCCCCTTCGGCACGATCTATTCCACCAACATCACGCCCGACAACGACACCGGCATCGGCCGCTGGTCTTATCCCGCATTCGAACGCGCCATGCGTCAGGGCGTGCACCAGGACGGCCGCCAGCTCTATCCCGCGTTTCCCTACACGGCCTATGCCAAGCTGAGCGACGCGGACATGCAGGCGCTGTATGGCTACCTGATGTCGCAGCCCGCCGTGAAGTCCGAGCCGCCGAAAACGCAGTTGGCCTTCCCGTTCAATATGCGTCCCCTCTTGGCGGGCTGGAATGCGCTGTTTCACGACGCCACGCCCTTCACGCCGGACCCGTCGCGCAGCGCGCAGTGGTTGCGCGGTGCCTATCTGGTGGAAGGCGTCGGCCACTGCGCCGCCTGCCACTCGCCACGCAACCGCCTGGGCGCGGAGAAGAAGGGCGTGCATTACCTGGCCGGCGGCGAAGCCGAGGGCTGGACCGCGCCCGCCCTGAATCAACTGGCTAGCGGCCCGCGTGCCTGGACGGGCGATGAGCTCTTCCAGTATCTGCGCACCGGCTATTCACCGAGCCACGGCGTGGCGGCCGGGCCGATGGCGCCCGTGATCCATGGATTGGCTGAATTGCCCGACAGCGACGTGAAGGCCATCACGACATACTTGCTGGATTTGCCGAAGCCGAAGGGCGAGCCCGCTGCGGCGCCTGTGGCACCGGGATCCTCTTCTCCAGCAGCTTCGCCCTCGTCATCGCCTTCGCCTTCGCCGTCGCCGTCGCCCTCATCGCCGTCTTCGCTATCGCCTGCCGCCGCGACCACGACCGCGCCCGCGCCCGCACCCGCCGCCGCGACGATCCAATCCCTTCAAGGCCGACGCGCCAACGGCGAACGCATCTATCAGAACGCCTGCGCGGTCTGTCA containing:
- a CDS encoding c-type cytochrome; the encoded protein is MSSDTLASPHHHAGLPAALPADLLHGVVLRPPSVLWDGARYRGSVLQHAQLEQARSLAGVVMAVQRTHFAGVVAVSPVHAREAAVALAPVWQASDSVQTPRADAADPDQIRYGMRLPSSEARAGARATAWVLNGHASVWLPACTPATQAQVRRELAALLQQAEDTISISADGAVDGAAFEGRDAVHPLDLMDAAADAALLSQAVGRPVCVACQSGVADELVLRVPVTDGESASVAFDAVASNAFASNAAASNAALSSASTLTPQPASVADGRVASLLSDAPWAVRPSLARLLSQPGQASASAHATVCGASVTSSRRALPPLRASVDELNAAQVFAQESQWHEAALAQDKDPIAWRLEHLPEGKGRDLARQVIDRATSRADDAPAPRVGLLHGTGFATAQVQCVDDDGAARMVWSAWVAEVSVQPQTGHVDVTRVVAGHDSQHLQAAQAASMQAEIEQQTPWLLANARRLLAGPPAFDDWTSPSQQAGSDAAVALRRYESGDGLVQHDATANALDGVVKQGQLAVDGVVTLPAAAAIANAIHNATGVRLRQAPFDIESLRLALADQRPARARGLLGRGWVWLAAGMAGLAGVAAALWPLKPAMPLTAGPDVSLYSMRAIERGRLVAAAGDCIACHTAPGGKANAGGLALDTPFGTIYSTNITPDNDTGIGRWSYPAFERAMRQGVHQDGRQLYPAFPYTAYAKLSDADMQALYGYLMSQPAVKSEPPKTQLAFPFNMRPLLAGWNALFHDATPFTPDPSRSAQWLRGAYLVEGVGHCAACHSPRNRLGAEKKGVHYLAGGEAEGWTAPALNQLASGPRAWTGDELFQYLRTGYSPSHGVAAGPMAPVIHGLAELPDSDVKAITTYLLDLPKPKGEPAAAPVAPGSSSPAASPSSSPSPSPSPSPSSPSSLSPAAATTTAPAPAPAAATIQSLQGRRANGERIYQNACAVCHEAGSGPTLFGAKPLLSANTNLHAATPDNLIQVILHGIQEPADDALGYMPGFKDSLDDRQVADLLGYLRERFAPDEDAWPDPTTTIKRLRNHAELN
- a CDS encoding (2Fe-2S)-binding protein, whose protein sequence is MGSTVNSSSTPPPIRLSVNGRECDVPAAPDTALLHVLRNDLALNGPKYGCGLGECGACTVLIDGVAARSCVIPVRAAQGRAVVTLEGLGTREQPGTTQQAFIDCQAAQCGYCLNGMIMTVEALLRRNPDPSEDALRSELHHNLCRCGTHVEIMQAALRAVRLRAEAADVRGSQAAGGGGAAGVAGVAGVPDVPGVAGVADGGSTR
- a CDS encoding maleate cis-trans isomerase family protein, which produces MTKTFRIGQIVPSSNTTMETEVPAMLTAHSSLRPSDRFTFHSSRMRMKKVQKEELAAMDAESDRCALELSDARVDVLGYACLVAIMAMGRGYHRVSQKRLTERTAENGASAPVITSAGALVDALHVMGAKKIALVAPYMIPLTELVMDYIAAEGFEIVDWRALEIPDNLDVGRHDPAKLPGIVAGMNVADADVIVLSACVQMPSLPAVSQVEAETGKPVLTASIATTYAILKELGMDPVVPGAGALLSGAYPYSRNAQ
- a CDS encoding FAD-dependent monooxygenase, whose protein sequence is MSTSPRIAIVGAGLGGAATAALLLKGGLNVRVYEQAPGFSRLGAGIHVGPNVMKILRRIGIEDALNAQGSHPDFWYSRHWETGDILAQIPLGDYAVKEYGASYLTVHRGDFHALLIDALPKGVLAYDKSLTRVEDRGDVVVMHFADGTSEEADIVIGADGVNSRIREELLGPELPKYAGYLAHRAVFPTPQTKPGMLPFDSCVKWWSDDRHMMVYFVTSKADELYYVTGVPVEHWDLNDRWLPSSKDEMREAFSGWHPTVQALIDATVEVTKWSLLERDPLPLWSRGRLVLLGDACHPMKPHMAQGAAMAIEDGAMLARCFKEVGVNNHELAFALYEANRAERASKVQRISHDNTWLRTNEDPSWCFGYDVFNEPLVDPKTRAAA